A genomic segment from Helicobacter sp. NHP19-012 encodes:
- a CDS encoding restriction endonuclease subunit S, translating into MITEHNLKDILKTLGFKTPEGEVFECNYPNNAQICVDFKHKKITYAPQDESFKEGDYPSNDDPSTGFIIHRNTTTNFNSNENFVCLVAVHKLLEKGYAPEHIILEPTFKVGHGQKAYGDILVLDQEFKPLVLIENKTYGEEFNKEWDNMQKNGGQLFSYYAVHKVPYLCLLAFVDANEHAMYLICTKDNQEHLKRRNEDRKESEKLRGFDDPANGNAKDYFEVWSQTYSSAYVENGIFEPDIQAYQIGKEKYRLKDLKKVSINQINRIYHEFATILRHHSIGNYENSFYILVDLFLCKVVDEIQNGEDLQFIYKGAHADNPIAYCDRLLDLYARGVENLFNKKVVNVKKDEIAKLFDKAKRYTGKFKKELDALFDKQKYFNIKKFNFLEVENEEEFYLNFKVLVQVVGLIQSLHLMESQTNQFLGDLFEGFLNRHIHQTEGRFFTPTPITNFIIHSLPTLPPTAKMLDFACGAGHFLSEFMVQHKDAKVYGIEKNKDLSKVSKLACIFNSKTHDNRQSTIIFQDALDKITPTHKDDFALESFDLILSNPPYSVSGFLSTLDASVIKDFKVSSCVESKSYKNNDNIECFFIERAGHFLKEGGLFALILPVSILDTTSEKLFIETRALLLEHFKILSIVRLNSRTFGSTGTETIILYAQKTKKFHNDLVNALVEGIRLDDDFKQHTFLQEYCAFRGYPLEDFKVFLKEQSLGPELKTSFKEYLDDLNADKPKIFKKPLPQESLKQEWFKLSPFFNTDLKQAHKTKQSAYFKSQDYQERLQAWQEQEAFKQIHALELEKMRLFASVQGEEVLVLKSPQQDKDKDKDKKEKKDKRMKAFLGYSWSKRKGDEGIKYNASNNPNNKDNANKDPLEKLQSAKDIQTPLYNPKDADDPTKLAHALKSFMGSILANTPILDLSRDLDKDLSGYLEKYPAGYQLFSTPLREMLDFSKATLDKVINLNPKREAVTLFMGRWEEAINPFEGGKWELVPLGELLTSVGKGKRPASFENANGAFDFYKSSLEVSKCESYDFDMEALIIGDGGSANIHYTKGKFASSDHTYIFGGGRPDLHLKYAYLVLRHHLELLEAGFKGVSGRKNISKTFMMGIKIPLPPLEVQEHIIAECAKIEKRYQEVRMGIEQYKALIQAVLEACGVCGAKNGGGVESALKILETLATLSLEPVPTDPKLEELKNLVQTLPSLPARGWDLVKLGEVCSLEYGKALQENKRKEGAYPVMGSNGIVGYHNAYLVKAPCIIVGRKGSAGKVTYSEKDCYPIDTTFYVETKLPYNIKLLYFVLQGLELEKSKIGIGVPGINRSDIYSLKIPFPPLEAQEQIISVLTQIEQEIACLDQEIAALEGKEQEILKEFLGKEREREREREIAKT; encoded by the coding sequence GATTTCAAACACAAAAAAATTACCTACGCCCCACAGGATGAAAGCTTTAAAGAGGGCGACTACCCTAGTAATGATGATCCTAGCACGGGCTTTATTATCCATCGCAACACCACCACCAATTTTAACTCCAATGAAAACTTTGTCTGCTTAGTGGCGGTGCATAAACTCTTAGAAAAAGGCTACGCCCCCGAGCATATCATTTTAGAACCCACTTTTAAGGTGGGGCATGGGCAAAAAGCCTATGGGGATATTTTAGTCTTGGATCAAGAGTTTAAACCCCTCGTGCTGATTGAAAATAAAACCTACGGGGAGGAGTTTAACAAAGAGTGGGACAACATGCAAAAAAACGGGGGGCAACTTTTCAGCTACTACGCCGTGCATAAAGTCCCCTATCTGTGCTTGCTCGCCTTTGTGGATGCCAACGAGCATGCCATGTATCTCATTTGCACCAAGGATAACCAAGAGCACCTCAAGAGACGCAACGAAGATCGCAAAGAGAGTGAGAAACTGCGCGGTTTTGACGACCCCGCCAATGGCAACGCCAAGGATTATTTTGAGGTGTGGAGCCAGACCTATTCGAGTGCCTATGTGGAAAACGGGATTTTTGAACCAGATATCCAAGCCTACCAGATCGGCAAGGAAAAATACCGCCTCAAGGATTTAAAAAAGGTTTCTATCAACCAAATCAACCGCATTTACCACGAATTTGCCACGATTCTACGCCACCACTCCATTGGCAATTACGAAAACAGCTTTTATATTTTGGTGGATTTGTTCTTATGTAAGGTGGTGGATGAGATTCAAAATGGAGAGGATTTACAATTCATATATAAAGGGGCGCACGCAGACAACCCCATCGCCTATTGCGACCGCCTTCTAGACCTCTATGCAAGGGGAGTTGAAAACCTCTTTAATAAAAAAGTGGTGAATGTTAAAAAAGATGAAATTGCTAAACTTTTTGACAAAGCTAAGCGTTACACGGGTAAATTTAAAAAAGAGCTCGATGCCCTTTTTGACAAACAAAAATACTTCAACATCAAAAAGTTTAACTTTTTGGAGGTGGAAAACGAAGAGGAATTTTACTTAAACTTTAAAGTCTTGGTGCAGGTGGTGGGGCTCATCCAATCCCTGCACCTGATGGAAAGCCAGACCAACCAATTTTTAGGCGACCTTTTTGAAGGCTTTTTAAACCGCCACATCCACCAAACCGAAGGGCGTTTTTTCACTCCAACCCCCATCACCAACTTCATCATCCACTCTTTGCCCACCCTGCCCCCCACCGCTAAAATGCTCGACTTTGCCTGTGGAGCGGGGCATTTCTTAAGCGAGTTTATGGTGCAACACAAGGACGCTAAAGTCTATGGTATTGAGAAAAACAAAGACCTCTCCAAAGTCTCTAAACTGGCTTGTATTTTTAACAGCAAAACCCACGATAACCGCCAATCCACCATCATTTTTCAAGACGCGCTTGACAAAATCACCCCCACCCACAAGGACGACTTTGCCCTAGAAAGCTTTGATTTGATCCTTAGCAACCCGCCCTACTCTGTCAGTGGCTTTTTAAGCACCCTAGATGCCAGCGTCATCAAAGACTTTAAAGTGTCTAGCTGTGTGGAGAGCAAGAGCTATAAAAACAACGACAACATCGAATGTTTCTTTATTGAGCGGGCGGGGCACTTTTTAAAAGAGGGCGGGCTGTTTGCCCTCATCTTGCCCGTAAGCATTTTAGACACCACTAGCGAAAAGCTTTTTATAGAAACCCGCGCCCTCTTGCTCGAGCATTTTAAAATCCTTAGCATTGTAAGGCTCAATTCGCGTACCTTTGGCAGCACGGGCACGGAAACCATCATCCTCTACGCCCAAAAGACCAAAAAATTCCACAACGACCTCGTCAACGCCCTAGTGGAGGGCATTAGACTAGATGATGACTTCAAGCAACACACCTTTTTACAAGAGTATTGCGCCTTTAGGGGTTACCCTTTAGAGGATTTTAAAGTCTTCTTAAAAGAGCAGAGTCTAGGCCCAGAGCTTAAGACAAGCTTTAAAGAGTATTTAGACGACTTGAATGCCGACAAACCCAAAATCTTTAAAAAACCCCTCCCCCAAGAGAGCCTAAAACAAGAGTGGTTCAAGCTCTCACCCTTTTTTAACACAGACCTTAAACAAGCCCATAAGACTAAGCAAAGTGCCTATTTTAAAAGCCAAGACTACCAAGAGAGGCTACAAGCATGGCAAGAGCAAGAGGCGTTTAAACAAATCCACGCCCTAGAGCTAGAGAAAATGCGCCTCTTTGCCAGCGTGCAGGGTGAGGAGGTGTTGGTGTTAAAAAGCCCACAACAAGACAAGGACAAAGACAAAGATAAAAAGGAGAAAAAGGACAAGAGAATGAAGGCGTTTTTGGGCTACAGCTGGAGCAAGCGCAAGGGCGATGAGGGCATTAAATACAACGCCTCAAATAACCCCAACAATAAAGACAATGCCAACAAAGATCCCTTAGAAAAGCTCCAATCGGCTAAAGACATCCAAACCCCCCTATATAACCCCAAAGACGCAGACGACCCCACCAAACTCGCCCACGCACTTAAAAGTTTTATGGGCTCTATCTTAGCAAACACTCCTATTCTAGATTTATCGCGTGATTTAGACAAAGATTTATCGGGCTATTTAGAAAAATACCCCGCAGGGTATCAACTTTTTAGCACCCCTTTAAGAGAGATGTTAGACTTTTCTAAAGCCACTTTAGACAAAGTGATTAATTTAAACCCAAAACGAGAAGCGGTTACCCTCTTTATGGGCAGGTGGGAGGAGGCAATTAATCCCTTTGAGGGGGGCAAGTGGGAGCTAGTGCCGTTGGGGGAACTCTTAACGAGCGTTGGCAAGGGCAAACGCCCCGCATCTTTTGAAAATGCCAATGGGGCTTTTGACTTTTACAAGTCGTCCCTAGAAGTGTCTAAATGCGAGAGCTACGATTTTGACATGGAGGCGTTAATCATCGGGGACGGGGGGAGTGCCAATATCCACTACACTAAGGGCAAGTTTGCCAGCTCAGACCACACTTATATTTTTGGAGGGGGTCGCCCCGATTTGCACTTAAAATACGCCTATCTTGTGTTGCGCCACCATTTGGAACTTTTAGAGGCGGGGTTTAAGGGGGTGAGTGGTAGGAAAAACATCAGTAAAACATTCATGATGGGGATTAAAATCCCCCTGCCCCCCCTAGAAGTGCAAGAGCACATCATCGCCGAGTGTGCTAAAATCGAAAAACGCTACCAAGAGGTGCGTATGGGTATCGAGCAATATAAAGCCTTGATTCAAGCGGTGCTAGAGGCTTGCGGGGTGTGCGGTGCGAAAAATGGGGGGGGGGTAGAAAGTGCCCTTAAAATCCTAGAGACCCTAGCCACCCTGAGCCTTGAGCCCGTGCCCACAGACCCCAAGCTAGAGGAGCTCAAAAACTTAGTGCAAACCCTACCTAGCCTCCCAGCTAGGGGGTGGGACTTAGTGAAATTGGGGGAGGTGTGTAGCCTAGAATATGGAAAAGCCCTACAAGAAAACAAGAGAAAAGAGGGCGCATACCCCGTAATGGGCTCAAATGGGATTGTAGGCTACCACAATGCCTACCTTGTCAAAGCCCCTTGTATCATCGTGGGACGCAAAGGTTCAGCAGGCAAGGTAACCTATAGCGAAAAAGATTGTTACCCTATTGACACAACCTTTTATGTGGAAACAAAGCTGCCCTACAACATCAAACTACTTTACTTCGTGTTGCAAGGTTTAGAGCTAGAAAAGTCAAAGATAGGCATAGGCGTGCCCGGGATTAACCGCAGCGACATTTATAGCCTTAAAATCCCCTTCCCACCCCTAGAGGCACAAGAGCAAATTATAAGCGTATTGACCCAAATCGAGCAAGAAATCGCCTGCCTAGACCAAGAGATCGCCGCGCTTGAGGGCAAAGAGCAAGAAATCTTAAAAGAGTTTTTAGGCAAAGAGAGAGAGAGAGAGAGAGAGAGAGAGATCGCAAAAACTTAA